A stretch of DNA from Bradyrhizobium algeriense:
CGACTTGATGGCGCTGTTGAAGCAGGCGCCCAGTCCCTTCATCACCGAACTCGAGAACCGCATCACGCTCGGTGCCGCCAAAGTGTGGGGCGTGCAGCTAGCCGCCGGCTTCAGCCGCGACAAGGCGCTCGCGATGTACGCCCGTGCCATCAAGCGGCTCAGCGCCGTGATCGGCGACCAGGATCCGAGCCTGCTCTCATCGGTGATGCGCAGCCGCGGCACGCGTGCCTTCTACCAGGTCCGGATCGGCGCCGACACGCGGCCCGCCGCCGACGATCTCTGCAACCGCATCCGCAAAGCGGGCGGCGCGTGCTTCGTGCTGCGCAACAGGGGCGTGCCGGGGTGAGGGATCGTAGGATCGTAGCCGGATGAGCGTAGCGATATCCGGGGTAGCGTTAGAGTTATTCCGGATATCGCTGTGCTCATCCGGACCAGGGACTTGCAAAGTCATTTGCGCTGTTCGAAGCTTTCAGGATGTCCCGATTACATTGGATTGAGTTATCTGCGGCCGGGCGGATAGCGATTTCCGCTCGCCCCCGCGCCGATGATTGGCTGGAGACGGAGATCGGCGAGTGGAAGGCTTCCGGCCTGAATATGGTCGTAAGCCTTCTCGAACGTGATGAGGTGTCCGAGCTTGGATTGCTACGCGAAGCCGAGCTTTGCCGATCGAGCGGGATCGAATTTCTGTCCTTTCCGATTCCAGACCGCGGCGTGGCTGAAAACGGGGCCGACGTGTTGCAGATCGCGAGTTCTATAGCCAGCGGCATTGCTAACGGCCGCTCCGTAGCGATTCATTGTCGTGCAGGGATCGGCAGGTCATCCATGATCGCGGCATGTGCGCTGATCTGCTCAGGAATCGAGGCCAATGATGCGCTCGCGCGGATCAAAGCCGCGCGCGGCCTGACGGTGCCGGATACCGATGAGCAGCGCGACTGGATTATGGCCTTTGGCAAAACGTACGAGAGACAGTAGACTCGATCTCGCCTTTGACTGCGACAAATGCAAAGCGTTTGCGCAAGGGAGCGCCAGCGACGGAGCAATCCATCCCTCGGCTTGCGGGCGCGCGAGCGAGTTTTTTGGCAGCCCGCACGCGCTGCTGGTTCTGGTGCTCGCAGGCTTCCTGCCCAACGAGGTCTGGCGGATGGCCGGGCTGTAGTTCGGCGCCGGCGTCGACGAGGGGTCGGAAGTTCTGGTGTGGGTGAGGGCGGTGGCGACCGCGATCCTCGCCGGCGTCATCGCCCAGATCCTGGTGCAGCCGCCGGGCGCGCTGGCCGGCGTGCCGGACTGGCTGCGCTACAGCGCGGTTGCGGCGGGGGCTTTGCGATCTTCATGCTAACGCGACGCTCGATCTTTGCCGGCGTGGTCTGCGGCGAGATCGTGTTGCTGGCCGGGAAATGGTGGCTCGGTTGATTGCAGGCGGCGGATAATCCGCTACTGTCCGCCGCATAAGAAACGCCGAGGAAACGAAATGAACTGGCTGAAATTGTCGGCGCTAGTGAGCGCTCTCGTCTGCGCCGCGCCACTAGCCCATGCTGCGGAATATCCGGTACGTCCGATCAAGCTGATCGTGCCCTATGCCGCGGGCGGCCCGACCGACGTGCTCGGCCGCATGGTCGGCGAATATCTCGGCCGCGACCTGAAACAGCCTGTCGTGGTCGAGAACAAGGCCGGCGCGCAGGGCGCGATCGGCGCCGAAGCCGCGGCGCGTTCCGAGCCCGACGGCTACACGCTGTTCTTCACCGCGGCGTCGATCTTCGTGCTCAATCCGATGCTCTACAAGAAGCTGCCCTATGATCCCGTCAGGGATTTCCGCCTGCTGGCGCTGGTCACCGATCTGCCTGTCGTGATGGAGGTCCATCCGTCCGTGCCGGCCAAGACGGTCGCGGAGTTCGTGGCCTATGCCAAGCAGAACCCGGGAAAACTCAATTTCGGATCGGCCGGCACCGGCGGCACCATTCATCTCGCCGGCGAGATGTTCAAGCAGATGGCCGGCGTCGACATGGTCCACGTCGCCTACAAGGGCGCAGGACCTGCGCTGACCGATCTGATATCTGGCAATATCCAGTTGATGTTCGACACGCTCGGCACCGCGCTGCCGCCGGTGAAGGGCGGATTGCTGCGCGCGCTGGCGGTCTCTTCCGCGAAGCGTATCCCTGATCTGCCCGATGTGCCGACCATGGCCGAGAGCGGCTATCCGGACTACGGCGTCAGCGTCTGGTATGGCGTCTCCGCGCCGGCCAAATTGTCTGATGACATCGCGCAGAAACTCACTGCCAGTTTGAACAAGGCGCTGAGCGATGACACGTTCCGCGCTTCGCTCGACAAGGTCGGCTTCCCGCCGCTGCAGCCCAAAAGCCAGGCCGAGATCGATAAATTCGTCGCGACCGACCGCGCGCGGTGGGCGGGTGTGATAAAAGCCCTCAACATCTCACTGGATTAGGACATCTGGATCAGGACATGGTTCGAGAAAGCGAAGTTCGCGAGGGCGAAATCACCGTCGACATGCCGCCGGCCCGCGACGCCGGGCTGGTGTTTGTCGGCCGCATCCGCACGCCCTGGAAATCGCGGCTGGAGACGCCGCGGCAGGGCCGCCATGACGGCCCGGTCTGCCGGCTCGAAATTTTCGAGCCATGGGTGCCCGCGATCAAGGGCGTCGACTTCTATGAAAATCTCGAAGTGATCTACTGGCTGCATCAGTCGCGCCGCGATCTGGTGCTGCAGAGCCCGAAGAACAACCAGAAAACCCGCGGCACCTTCTCGCTGCGCTCACCGGTGCGGCCGAATCCGATCGGCACATCCATCGTGAAGTTCGTCAAGATTGAGGGCAACGTCATCCTGGTGCGCGGCCTCGACTGCCTCGACGAAACGCCGCTCTTGGACGTCAAGCCCGACCGCTGCGAATTCACGCCGCTCGCGCAACCGCAGGCAGGCGATTTCGAGACGGAGTAGCTTCACCCGCCCCTCGAGGGGGCGGGTCGCCGCGAAGCGGCGGGGTGGGGTGACGGTCCATCCACGTCCGACAGTGTGCATGTGGAGAGACCGTCACCCCACCTCGCCACGCGTTGCACGCGCGTCGATCCACGAGCGAGCTCCGCTCGTCTCGGACCCCTCCAGGGGAGGATGAGATCACCCCAGCGCCGCCATCAGCTTGGTCGCATTGTCCTCCAGCACTTTCACATCTTCCTTGCGGCTCGCGGGCGGCAATAGCGCGACGCCGTCGTGGCGCGGCATGACGTGCATGTGCAGGTGGAACACGACTTGCCCGCCGGCGGGCTCGTTGAATTGCTGCACGGTGATGCCGTCGGCCTTGAAGGCCTTCATGGCGGCGGCGGCGATCTTGTGGACGGCGCGCGCGACGTGGGCGTAATCGTCGGGCGTGATGTCGAGGATGTTGCGGGCGGCGACCTTCGGTATCACCAGCGTATGGCCCGGCGAACGCGGCATGATGTCGAGGAACGCCAGCACGTGGTCGTCTTCATAGACCTTGTGGCAGGGAAACTCG
This window harbors:
- a CDS encoding protein-tyrosine phosphatase family protein; this encodes MSRLHWIELSAAGRIAISARPRADDWLETEIGEWKASGLNMVVSLLERDEVSELGLLREAELCRSSGIEFLSFPIPDRGVAENGADVLQIASSIASGIANGRSVAIHCRAGIGRSSMIAACALICSGIEANDALARIKAARGLTVPDTDEQRDWIMAFGKTYERQ
- the tsaA gene encoding tRNA (N6-threonylcarbamoyladenosine(37)-N6)-methyltransferase TrmO, which encodes MVRESEVREGEITVDMPPARDAGLVFVGRIRTPWKSRLETPRQGRHDGPVCRLEIFEPWVPAIKGVDFYENLEVIYWLHQSRRDLVLQSPKNNQKTRGTFSLRSPVRPNPIGTSIVKFVKIEGNVILVRGLDCLDETPLLDVKPDRCEFTPLAQPQAGDFETE
- a CDS encoding tripartite tricarboxylate transporter substrate binding protein produces the protein MNWLKLSALVSALVCAAPLAHAAEYPVRPIKLIVPYAAGGPTDVLGRMVGEYLGRDLKQPVVVENKAGAQGAIGAEAAARSEPDGYTLFFTAASIFVLNPMLYKKLPYDPVRDFRLLALVTDLPVVMEVHPSVPAKTVAEFVAYAKQNPGKLNFGSAGTGGTIHLAGEMFKQMAGVDMVHVAYKGAGPALTDLISGNIQLMFDTLGTALPPVKGGLLRALAVSSAKRIPDLPDVPTMAESGYPDYGVSVWYGVSAPAKLSDDIAQKLTASLNKALSDDTFRASLDKVGFPPLQPKSQAEIDKFVATDRARWAGVIKALNISLD
- a CDS encoding HIT domain-containing protein, which codes for MPAYDTNNPFAKILRGEFPCHKVYEDDHVLAFLDIMPRSPGHTLVIPKVAARNILDITPDDYAHVARAVHKIAAAAMKAFKADGITVQQFNEPAGGQVVFHLHMHVMPRHDGVALLPPASRKEDVKVLEDNATKLMAALG